In Toxotes jaculatrix isolate fToxJac2 chromosome 11, fToxJac2.pri, whole genome shotgun sequence, a single genomic region encodes these proteins:
- the LOC121189317 gene encoding uncharacterized protein LOC121189317 isoform X2 — protein MAAALFRGGTGPCVRCIHRELCRVVWRSQAAMFSSKPSDRKPPRITHIKKAKAQPAVDVAKLLEQLFSQTRPDTAPPAAAPPAKASSMSTKPPTTSSVKISTSKVPRLSKAESEISVFPAASVVSKKTTSTFNTSPLSPQPKSASSKNPETSFSSEMPQQSPLGFIQEFAADGVSSVTAGTASASPPTSTTPAPSGSEAAIVDSQTSAETRETKVEAATEADELSAAPVLPLSAHMVETNAEKSSVPSATEPSADSSITPLETLNDIAAVLEETVKPTIEAEADKEGHSMTVEPLIETAVDPSVEASPPPMETLETRASVPEGAVESTVEAEVDTAAQTNSTDSGVINISHAATVEPLLESTVEPSVEAITSTQAAVVESIKEPTIETEGGDNLSHSALIQNAHESAVLPLRNEVESTVESSSENVAVGDEVNESEQMTLESVTLHLVKDSVESLKTDELLQTKFILDEKAEERLQELLVRSGVTAEHRAAAEAEKSSEDEGEIITKVLSKWDSLSEDLKELEGETGALVKDLLCRVPAALSKTPGTDTTEAEVLALDFISEATDAIEAETFVMLEAMFGSEQGPRQPPDAPLLKLERQNETTNQEAEKEPGEQEGRVLEAMSMESVTLAEVEASLGTLEDMSLSDTAAYLENEAEIFAGERWMEVEEETVSEEMIEVLNVESLSLPEADGLSEDLQTDALMEELLFIVPGHVAGGKEARVGQEVLGADILDATVATGSETDATEAPKEVLLGRETVEKGAQTEALGNEKGVGTHTDLDPVQRLFLEKIREYNNMRRLSGGQVGAEPDYERYLSEETAKLQRLYGGGDLSSFPEFTFTGERDSEARERFGHRVPITPYITVHIPVTGPGSKYLSFAP, from the exons ATGGCTGCTGCGTTGttcagaggaggaacaggacCATGTGTAAGA tgtatCCACAgggagttgtgtagagtcgtcTGGAGGTCGCAGGCTGCGATGTTCAGCTCCAAACCGTCAGACCGAAAACCACCACGAATAACACACATCA AGAAAGCCAAAGCCCAGCCTGCAGTAGATGTTGCTAAACTCCTGGAGCAACTCTTCTCCCAAACGAGGCCAGACacagcgccccctgctgcag CGCCACCTGCCAAAGCCTCTTCCATGTCGACCAAACCTCCTACTACCTCCTCAGTGAAGATCTCCACCTCAAAGGTTCCTCGTTTGTCAAAGGCTGAGTCAGAAATTTCTGTCtttcctgctgcttctgttgtttCCAAGAAGACAACGTCTACTTTTAACACTTCGCCTCTTTCACCTCAACCAAAATCAGCATCTTCCAAAAACCCAGAGACTTCATTTTCCTCAGAAATGCCTCAGCAGTCTCCTCTTGGTTTTATTCAAGAGTTTGCTGCAGATGGTGTTTCCAGTGTGACTGCTGGTACAGCCTCAGCGTCTCCTCCAACCAGTACAACACCTGCACCATCAGGATCAGAGGCAGCTATAGTAGATTCCCAAACTTCAGCGGAAACAAGAGAAACCAAAGTAGAAGCTGCTACAGAGGCAGATGAACTCTCAGCTGCTCCTGTTCTGCCTTTATCAGCCCACATGGTAGAGACGAATGCAGAGAAATCATCTGTTCCATCTGCTACAGAACCATCAGCAGACTCAAGCATCACTCCTCTTGAAACATTGAATGATATAGCTGCTGTTCTCGAAGAAACAGTAAAGCCTACAATAGAAGCTGAAGCAGATAAGGAAGGACACAGTATGACAGTAGAACCCTTAATAGAAACTGCAGTAGACCCTTCAGTAGAGGCCAGCCCTCCTCCTATGGAAACACTTGAAACTAGGGCTTCTGTTCCTGAAGGTGCAGTAGAATCTACAGTAGAAGCTGAAGTAGATACAGCCGCTCAAACCAACAGCACAGACTCAGGAGTGATCAACATCTCGCACGCTGCAACAGTAGAACCCTTATTAGAAAGTACAGTCGAACCATCAGTAGAGGCCATCACCTCTACTCaagctgctgttgttgaaaGTATAAAAGAACCTACAATAGAAACTGAAGGTGGTGACAACCTGTCACACTCTGCCTTAATCCAAAATGCACATGAATCTGCAGTCTTACCTTTGAGAAATGAAGTAGAATCTACAGTGGAATCATCCTCAGAAAACGTCGCTGTGGGAGACGAAGTGAACGAGTCTGAACAAATGACTTTAGAGTCTGTGACGCTACATCTAGTTAAGGATTCAGTGGAGTCTTTGAAAACTGATGAGCTCCTCCAAACCAAATTTATTCTTgatgaaaaagcagaagaaCGACTGCAGGAGTTGTTGGTGAGGTCAGGAGTCACGGCCgaacacagagctgcagctgaagctgagaAGTCAAGTGAAGATGAGGGTGAAATTATAACTAAAGTTCTGTCAAAATGGGACTCTCTGTCTGAAGATCTGAAAGAGTTAGAAGGAGAAACTGGTGCGTTGGTGAAAGATCTTCTCTGTCGTGTTCCTGCAGCACTTTCCAAAACTCCAGGAACAGACACAACAGAGGCTGAAGTTTTAGCTCTAGATTTTATTTCTGAAGCAACCGATGCTATAGAAGCTGAGACATTCGTTATGTTAGAGGCCATGTTTGGCTCTGAGCAAGGACCGAGGCAGCCACCTGACGCTCCGCTGCTGAAACTGGAACGACAGAATGAAACGACCAATCAGGAAGCAGAAAAAGAGcctggagagcaggaaggacGTGTCTTGGAGGCCATGTCTATGGAGTCTGTGACACTGGCTGAAGTTGAGGCTTCTTTGGGAACTCTGGAGGACATGTCTCTGAGTGACACCGCTGCTTATCTGGAGAATGAAGCTGAAATTTTTGctggagagagatggatggaggtaGAGGAGGAAACTGTGTCTGAAGAGATGATTGAGGTTCTGAATGTtgagtctctgtctctgcctgaaGCTGATGGTCTGTCTGAAGATCTGCAGACAGATGCactgatggaggagctgctcttTATCGTCCCTGGGCATGTAGCAGGCGGAAAAGAAGCTCGCGTCGGTCAGGAGGTTCTAGGAGCAGATATTTTGGATG caacagtTGCCACAGGGTCGGAAACAGATGCCACAGAAGCTCCGAAGGAGGTGCTGCTGGGACGGGAGACGGTGGAGAAGGGAGCACAGACTGAAGCCTTGGGGAATGAAAAAGGTgtagggacacacacag ATCTGGATCCCGTTCAGAGACTCTTCCTGGAGAAGATCAGAGAATACAACAACATGCGCAG GTTGAGTGGAGGACAAGTGGGGGCGGAGCCAGATTATGAGAGGTACCTGTCAGAGGAGACAGCCAAGCTCCAGAGACTTTATGGAGGAGGAGACCTGAGCAGCTTCCCCGAGTTCACCTTCACcggtgagagagacagtgaggcaAGAGAAAGGTTCGGCCACAGAGTCCCTATTACTCCGTACATAACTGTTCATATACCAGTGACAGGTCCTGGATCTAAATATCTTTCATTTGCTCCATAG